From the genome of Deltaproteobacteria bacterium, one region includes:
- a CDS encoding (2Fe-2S) ferredoxin domain-containing protein, whose amino-acid sequence MTKLKSVEELKKIRDEARKDLMSRVQTGTRIIIGMGTCGIAAGAREVMQAVLKELDNRKIEAHVETVGCVGMCAKEPLVDVEQAGKSRVRYGNITQEKVPRLIEEHLIRGQVIQEWAVSRMEAQKT is encoded by the coding sequence ATGACAAAACTCAAGAGTGTTGAAGAGCTGAAAAAGATCCGTGATGAGGCCCGGAAAGATTTGATGTCCAGGGTTCAGACCGGGACCCGGATCATTATCGGTATGGGGACCTGCGGCATCGCCGCCGGGGCCAGGGAGGTTATGCAAGCCGTATTAAAGGAATTGGACAACCGAAAGATCGAGGCCCATGTGGAAACGGTCGGATGTGTCGGGATGTGCGCCAAAGAACCCCTGGTCGATGTGGAACAGGCGGGCAAATCCAGGGTTCGTTACGGTAATATCACCCAGGAAAAGGTGCCGCGCTTAATCGAGGAGCATCTGATCCGAGGTCAGGTGATTCAGGAATGGGCCGTCAGTCGCATGGAAGCGCAAAAAACCTGA
- a CDS encoding transcriptional regulator, which produces MKLREVVRIVEGTVLTRQTDLDLEIKYGGAMDLMSDALAYMPPGSMLLTGLKNLQTIRTAEMADVTAITFVRGKVPESEAILLAEELGIPLIKTNFGMFESCGRLYQSGLPPVPLARR; this is translated from the coding sequence GTGAAGCTAAGAGAGGTCGTTAGAATAGTAGAAGGGACCGTACTAACGCGACAGACCGATCTCGACCTGGAGATTAAATATGGCGGAGCAATGGATTTAATGAGTGACGCTTTGGCCTATATGCCTCCAGGTTCAATGCTCCTTACCGGATTAAAAAATCTTCAAACCATCAGAACCGCTGAAATGGCTGATGTCACGGCGATTACCTTTGTCCGGGGCAAGGTCCCCGAATCGGAGGCGATACTATTGGCCGAAGAATTGGGCATCCCTCTGATCAAAACCAATTTCGGCATGTTTGAATCTTGTGGACGTCTTTATCAATCGGGTTTACCCCCTGTTCCTTTAGCACGACGGTGA
- a CDS encoding (2Fe-2S)-binding protein, with amino-acid sequence MDKVVNIKINGRHIRARAGQTVMEAAKGAGIDIPSLCHHPSVTPLGACRICLVEIERQRGLQPACTFPVSEGMRVETESPKVVEERKFLLGMLFSEGNHYCPFCESSGDCELQALAYRYGLDHWIYPNPGEAKPVDGTREHFIMDHNRCILCRRCIRACNELAANNTLGVIYRGAKTRICADGDVPFGESSCVTCGTCLQICPTGALIDRQSA; translated from the coding sequence ATGGATAAGGTTGTGAATATAAAAATCAATGGACGTCACATCCGGGCCCGGGCCGGACAGACCGTTATGGAGGCGGCCAAGGGGGCCGGTATCGATATCCCCAGTCTGTGCCATCATCCTTCGGTTACCCCCCTGGGGGCCTGCCGGATCTGTCTGGTTGAAATCGAGAGACAACGGGGTCTTCAACCGGCCTGCACCTTTCCCGTATCCGAAGGCATGCGGGTGGAGACCGAATCACCCAAGGTCGTTGAAGAGAGAAAGTTCCTTCTGGGAATGCTTTTCTCCGAAGGAAACCACTACTGCCCATTTTGCGAATCCAGCGGAGATTGCGAATTACAGGCCCTGGCCTACCGCTACGGACTGGATCACTGGATTTATCCGAATCCCGGTGAGGCCAAGCCGGTTGACGGCACACGGGAACATTTCATCATGGATCATAACCGTTGTATCCTCTGTCGGCGCTGCATCCGGGCCTGCAACGAACTGGCGGCCAACAATACCCTGGGGGTCATCTACCGCGGGGCCAAGACCCGGATTTGCGCCGACGGCGACGTTCCCTTTGGAGAATCCTCCTGTGTTACCTGCGGCACTTGCCTGCAGATCTGTCCCACCGGGGCCTTGATCGACCGTCAGAGCGCCTAG
- a CDS encoding molybdopterin-dependent oxidoreductase yields the protein MERTKSVCLFCSVGCGTEIITRAGRVLRVEGEWEEHNNGVLCVKGRFQPFKEKRRRIETPLIRKDGRMEPATWGEALDTVARAIKASPHNKVGAWTTCRTLNLTLSEFVAVFLGKIRANVGVLEPTLARFNLPLGGSLNDLLSADTILVTGADPLSDHPVIGYHIKRACMKGARLVIVSDNNHAMRRFAHKTFPLNEMGRAIKFCQDSAAPVVLYGEETPPQQAERLATLQKKAHFIPLFPESNGFHAKALGLRATFAPAQMEAVYLLLEETTLSEEKVKQAREARFLTVQASFHGPITEVADVVLPALLWYEHEGSLYNLEGKKVAVRKAVPLPEGLIPENEVLTQLAARM from the coding sequence GTGGAGAGGACCAAAAGCGTTTGTCTGTTCTGTAGCGTGGGTTGTGGTACGGAGATCATTACCAGGGCCGGACGGGTCTTAAGGGTCGAAGGGGAATGGGAGGAACACAATAACGGCGTGCTCTGCGTCAAGGGCCGCTTTCAGCCCTTCAAGGAAAAGCGCCGGCGCATTGAAACCCCCTTAATCCGTAAAGATGGCCGGATGGAGCCGGCCACCTGGGGGGAGGCCCTGGATACTGTTGCCAGGGCGATCAAGGCCAGTCCGCATAACAAGGTCGGGGCCTGGACCACCTGCCGGACCCTTAACCTGACCTTGAGTGAATTTGTGGCCGTATTCCTGGGGAAGATCCGGGCCAACGTGGGTGTTTTGGAGCCGACCCTGGCCAGGTTTAATCTGCCATTGGGGGGGTCCCTCAATGATTTGCTTTCTGCGGATACGATCCTGGTCACGGGTGCCGATCCCCTGTCCGATCATCCGGTCATCGGCTATCACATTAAGCGGGCCTGCATGAAAGGGGCCCGATTGGTCATTGTTTCCGACAACAACCATGCGATGAGGCGGTTTGCCCATAAAACCTTTCCCCTGAATGAAATGGGCCGCGCCATTAAATTTTGTCAGGACAGTGCCGCGCCGGTTGTGCTTTATGGTGAGGAAACCCCTCCCCAGCAGGCGGAAAGGCTGGCCACATTGCAAAAGAAGGCCCATTTTATCCCCTTGTTCCCGGAAAGCAATGGCTTCCATGCCAAGGCCTTGGGGCTTCGAGCGACTTTTGCTCCAGCTCAAATGGAGGCGGTCTATCTTCTCCTGGAAGAGACCACCCTTTCAGAAGAGAAGGTCAAACAGGCCCGGGAAGCCAGGTTTTTGACCGTCCAGGCCAGCTTTCACGGTCCGATTACCGAGGTGGCCGACGTCGTTTTACCGGCCCTGCTCTGGTATGAGCACGAAGGGTCGCTCTATAACCTGGAAGGTAAAAAGGTGGCGGTCCGGAAGGCCGTACCCTTGCCCGAGGGCTTGATTCCGGAAAATGAAGTATTAACCCAATTGGCCGCCCGAATGTAG
- the nuoE gene encoding NADH-quinone oxidoreductase subunit NuoE, translating to MTHSETIELEPLDKIIDEFNGRQGTLIPILQKTQDLYGYLPSEALGRIAEKTGTPLSQIYGVATFYSQFYLTRRGKTIIRQCDGTACHVRGAGRIVDTIQNELGIQAGETTPDYQYTFEVVYCLGACGLAPVAVVDNKVVGRLVPEKMAQILKET from the coding sequence ATGACCCATTCGGAGACTATCGAATTAGAACCTCTCGATAAAATCATCGACGAATTCAATGGGAGGCAGGGGACCTTGATCCCGATTTTACAGAAAACCCAGGATCTTTATGGTTATCTTCCGTCTGAAGCCCTGGGCCGGATAGCGGAAAAGACGGGCACCCCTTTGAGTCAGATTTACGGAGTAGCCACCTTTTATTCTCAATTTTATCTGACCCGCCGGGGAAAAACGATTATTCGGCAATGTGACGGAACGGCCTGCCACGTCCGGGGGGCCGGGAGGATTGTGGATACGATTCAGAATGAATTGGGTATTCAGGCCGGGGAAACCACCCCGGATTATCAATATACCTTTGAGGTCGTTTACTGCCTGGGGGCCTGCGGGCTGGCCCCGGTGGCCGTAGTCGACAACAAGGTCGTAGGCCGTTTGGTCCCTGAAAAAATGGCCCAGATTTTAAAGGAGACTTAA
- a CDS encoding hydrogenase maturation protease, with translation MMQDLLKKPILILGCGNILFGDDGFGPEVIGYLEAHYQLPETVLVQDMGTSLQEFLFDLLIFPVKPKRVFIIDAISRVGQKSGELFEIDLAQFSEGKKSGRPFHQFPSLAQLQELQGLTGVDIRILVVQTRELPETVRPGLSPEIKEAIPRACDWLVKEIGSGKD, from the coding sequence GTGATGCAGGATCTTCTTAAAAAGCCGATATTAATTTTAGGATGTGGCAATATCCTTTTTGGTGATGATGGATTCGGTCCGGAGGTCATAGGATACCTGGAAGCCCATTACCAGCTTCCTGAGACTGTTTTGGTCCAGGATATGGGGACAAGCCTCCAGGAGTTTCTTTTTGACCTGCTGATTTTCCCGGTCAAACCGAAACGTGTTTTCATAATCGATGCCATTTCCCGTGTTGGTCAAAAATCCGGAGAGCTCTTCGAAATAGATCTGGCCCAATTCTCCGAAGGGAAAAAAAGCGGTCGGCCTTTTCATCAGTTTCCTTCTCTCGCTCAGCTTCAAGAGCTTCAGGGCTTAACGGGTGTGGATATTCGGATCCTTGTCGTGCAGACCAGGGAACTTCCGGAAACGGTGCGCCCCGGCCTTTCCCCGGAGATCAAAGAGGCCATTCCGCGAGCCTGTGATTGGCTGGTAAAAGAGATCGGGTCAGGAAAGGATTGA
- a CDS encoding FAD-dependent oxidoreductase, translating into MAEPFYRANVLVCGGTGCTASESPEVITGLNKEISRRGLDKEVRVVPTGCRGFCAMGPIMVIYPEGIFYCQVQPRDVQTIVEETLVKGRVVGRLTYKAPETYKELPRYQDIPFYSKQVRITLRNCGMIDPEKIEEYIVRGGYEGLSKALFDMTREEVIQEVKRSGLRGRGGAGFSTGTKWEFTFKAPGDVKYVVCNADEGDPGAFMDRSLLEGDPHSLIEGMTICAYAVGAREGTIYCRAEYPLAIKRLNVAIAQAEEYGLLGDNILNTDFSFQLHIKEGAGAFVCGEETALLASIEGRRGEPRPRPPFPAASGLWGKPTNLNNVKSYANVPQIMVNGSNWFNNIGTKRSPGTAIFALTGKVNNTGLVEVPMGITLGEIIFDIGGGILKDKRFKAVQTGGPLGGCIPPQHLNVEVDFDSLQEVGAVMGSGGMIVVDEDTCMVEFSKFFLKFAQAESCGKCIPCRVGGKRMLEILTRITEGQGRLEDIETIKQIAKGMETGSLCALGQLTPGPVMSALKYFEEEFLTHILDGECPAGSCKTLVRARCTNACPAQVDVPSFIALIAQGNYAEGLEIHRERNPFALICGRVCPAFCEQKCRRGDIDDPVAIRLAKRLMADHEMEKPWTPPKLEGPKKEKVAIIGTGPAGLTAALRLAQRGYPVTVFDKLPVAGGMMAVGIPEYRLPRNILNMEIEAIKRAGVEIRLGQEMGKDFTVDGLLDQSGYSAVVLALGAHKGRRLGIPGEDLPGVYQGIEFLKNVALGKPPEIKGKRVAVVGGGAVAIDAARTALRLGAKRVHILYRRTRQDMPAWKEEIVEAFREGIQFHFLTNPVGILGPEQVTGVECHLQRLGEFDAGGRRRPIPIEATEFEVPEFILDADIFIAAIGQASDLGGLGGEGKIEVKADSTIQVGANLMTTRPGVFAAGDVTLGPATVIEAVDQGNKVAVTVDAYLKGQPVERIKFASLCREIPQLYSPEDYAEANRPVVRRLSEEKSVQCFEEVEAGFDEQIAREECKRCLRCDLEWLKSMGLLTPIQQRAVASA; encoded by the coding sequence ATGGCTGAGCCTTTTTATCGGGCCAATGTTCTGGTCTGTGGCGGAACGGGGTGCACGGCCTCGGAGTCCCCGGAGGTCATTACCGGATTAAACAAGGAGATTTCCCGCCGGGGTTTGGATAAGGAGGTCCGGGTCGTACCAACCGGGTGCCGCGGCTTTTGTGCCATGGGACCGATCATGGTCATCTACCCTGAAGGGATTTTTTATTGTCAGGTGCAGCCCAGGGATGTTCAGACCATTGTCGAGGAGACCCTGGTCAAAGGCCGGGTGGTCGGTCGTTTAACCTATAAGGCCCCCGAGACCTATAAGGAACTTCCCCGGTATCAGGATATACCTTTTTACAGCAAACAGGTTCGAATCACCCTGCGCAACTGCGGGATGATCGACCCCGAAAAGATTGAGGAATATATTGTCCGGGGCGGGTATGAAGGGCTGTCAAAGGCCTTATTCGATATGACCCGGGAGGAAGTCATCCAGGAGGTCAAACGCTCCGGCTTAAGGGGACGTGGAGGGGCCGGGTTTTCCACCGGTACCAAATGGGAGTTTACCTTTAAGGCCCCGGGGGATGTCAAATATGTGGTTTGCAATGCCGATGAAGGGGACCCCGGGGCCTTTATGGACCGCTCTCTTTTGGAAGGCGATCCCCATAGTCTGATCGAAGGCATGACCATTTGCGCCTATGCGGTGGGGGCCAGGGAAGGGACCATCTATTGCCGGGCCGAATACCCCTTGGCCATTAAGCGTCTCAACGTGGCCATCGCCCAGGCTGAGGAGTACGGTCTGCTGGGCGATAATATCCTTAACACCGACTTTTCTTTCCAACTGCATATTAAGGAAGGGGCCGGGGCCTTTGTCTGTGGGGAAGAAACCGCCCTATTGGCCTCTATCGAAGGCCGGCGCGGCGAACCCCGCCCCCGTCCCCCTTTTCCGGCCGCTTCCGGTCTCTGGGGGAAGCCGACCAACTTGAACAATGTCAAAAGTTATGCCAATGTCCCCCAAATTATGGTCAACGGATCGAATTGGTTTAATAATATCGGCACTAAACGAAGCCCGGGAACAGCCATTTTTGCCTTGACCGGAAAGGTTAATAATACCGGTCTGGTTGAAGTGCCTATGGGAATTACGCTGGGAGAAATTATTTTCGATATCGGCGGAGGGATTCTCAAAGACAAGCGATTTAAGGCCGTTCAGACCGGAGGCCCCCTGGGGGGGTGCATCCCGCCGCAGCACCTCAATGTGGAAGTGGATTTTGATTCCCTCCAGGAAGTGGGTGCGGTCATGGGCTCGGGCGGTATGATCGTGGTGGACGAAGATACCTGCATGGTGGAGTTTTCCAAATTTTTTCTGAAGTTCGCTCAGGCCGAATCCTGCGGGAAATGTATCCCCTGCCGGGTGGGTGGAAAGCGGATGTTGGAAATACTGACCCGGATTACCGAAGGCCAGGGCAGACTGGAAGATATCGAAACCATAAAGCAGATCGCCAAGGGTATGGAAACCGGCTCCCTGTGCGCCTTAGGGCAATTGACTCCCGGGCCGGTCATGTCGGCCTTGAAATATTTTGAAGAGGAATTTTTGACCCATATCCTCGACGGCGAGTGTCCGGCCGGCTCCTGCAAGACTCTGGTCCGAGCCCGTTGTACCAATGCCTGTCCGGCCCAGGTTGACGTCCCTTCGTTTATCGCCCTGATCGCCCAGGGTAATTATGCTGAGGGCCTGGAGATCCATCGGGAAAGAAACCCCTTTGCCCTGATCTGCGGCCGGGTTTGTCCGGCCTTTTGCGAGCAAAAATGCCGGCGCGGCGATATTGATGATCCGGTTGCCATCCGTTTGGCCAAACGGCTCATGGCCGATCATGAAATGGAAAAACCCTGGACCCCCCCGAAGCTGGAAGGTCCCAAAAAGGAAAAGGTGGCGATCATCGGGACCGGCCCGGCCGGTTTGACCGCGGCCCTGCGGCTGGCCCAACGGGGCTATCCGGTGACGGTTTTTGATAAACTGCCGGTGGCCGGGGGCATGATGGCCGTGGGTATTCCGGAATACCGTTTGCCGCGAAACATCTTAAATATGGAAATCGAGGCCATTAAACGGGCCGGAGTGGAAATCAGACTGGGCCAGGAGATGGGGAAGGATTTCACGGTTGACGGCCTGCTGGACCAAAGCGGCTATAGTGCCGTGGTCCTGGCCCTTGGGGCCCATAAGGGCCGGCGTCTGGGCATACCCGGGGAAGACCTGCCCGGGGTCTATCAGGGGATCGAATTCCTGAAAAACGTGGCCCTGGGAAAACCGCCGGAGATCAAGGGAAAGAGAGTGGCCGTGGTCGGGGGGGGGGCCGTGGCCATTGACGCTGCCCGGACCGCTCTGCGCCTGGGGGCCAAAAGGGTGCATATCCTCTATCGCCGCACCCGTCAAGACATGCCGGCCTGGAAAGAGGAGATCGTGGAGGCCTTCCGGGAAGGGATTCAATTTCATTTCCTGACCAACCCGGTGGGTATCCTCGGTCCCGAACAGGTGACCGGCGTGGAATGCCATTTACAGCGACTCGGCGAGTTTGATGCCGGCGGCCGCCGGCGCCCCATACCGATCGAGGCCACCGAGTTTGAGGTACCCGAATTCATCCTGGATGCCGATATCTTTATCGCCGCCATCGGGCAGGCCTCGGATTTGGGAGGCCTCGGGGGAGAGGGAAAGATTGAGGTGAAAGCCGACAGCACCATCCAGGTGGGGGCGAATCTGATGACCACCCGCCCGGGGGTATTTGCCGCCGGCGATGTCACTCTGGGACCGGCCACGGTTATCGAGGCCGTTGATCAGGGGAATAAGGTGGCCGTAACCGTGGATGCCTATCTGAAAGGACAACCGGTGGAGCGGATCAAGTTCGCCTCCCTCTGCCGGGAAATCCCGCAACTTTATTCACCGGAGGATTATGCCGAGGCCAATCGCCCGGTGGTCAGGCGTCTGTCCGAGGAGAAAAGCGTTCAATGCTTTGAAGAGGTGGAAGCCGGTTTCGATGAACAAATCGCTCGAGAAGAGTGTAAACGCTGTCTGCGATGCGATCTGGAATGGTTAAAATCGATGGGACTTTTGACCCCGATTCAGCAAAGGGCCGTGGCCTCGGCCTGA
- a CDS encoding PHP domain-containing protein yields the protein MNEDNPFDHDRLRLFKADLHIHTVLSGCAEIEMIPSLILWQAEKKGLNLIAVTDHNACHNAEAVMEAAMGTNIHVLPGMELQSREEVHLLCLFDAVETCKEWQEKVFQKLPPMVNREKLFGPQYVVNAAGEWLWTEERLLATSADMTLEEIVDQVASLGGVTIPAHVDRPSFSLLSNLGLVPEVFSHGPLEVTSFFNPQTGCQQWPQLRNRCLIVNGDAHRLQEIQNRTTFKMTHPLIREMVMAFQGQQGRQVMVEWSKN from the coding sequence GTGAATGAGGACAACCCTTTTGATCACGACCGGTTAAGACTTTTTAAAGCTGACTTGCATATTCATACCGTGTTGTCCGGGTGTGCGGAAATAGAAATGATACCTTCCTTGATTTTGTGGCAGGCCGAAAAGAAGGGTTTGAATCTTATTGCAGTTACCGATCATAACGCCTGTCACAATGCGGAAGCGGTCATGGAGGCGGCAATGGGAACCAATATCCATGTTTTACCGGGAATGGAACTCCAATCCAGGGAAGAGGTCCACCTTCTTTGCCTGTTTGATGCGGTTGAAACCTGTAAGGAATGGCAAGAAAAGGTTTTTCAAAAACTTCCCCCCATGGTCAATAGAGAGAAATTATTCGGTCCCCAGTATGTGGTCAACGCCGCCGGGGAATGGCTTTGGACCGAAGAACGTCTTCTGGCCACCTCGGCGGATATGACCTTGGAAGAGATCGTGGACCAGGTGGCCTCGCTGGGGGGAGTCACCATCCCGGCCCATGTGGACCGTCCTTCCTTCAGCTTGTTGTCCAATCTTGGCCTGGTCCCCGAGGTCTTTTCTCATGGCCCATTGGAAGTCACTTCTTTTTTTAACCCGCAAACGGGCTGTCAACAATGGCCTCAATTGCGCAATCGGTGTCTTATCGTCAATGGGGATGCCCATCGGCTTCAAGAGATCCAAAATCGGACAACCTTTAAGATGACCCATCCCTTAATCCGTGAGATGGTTATGGCTTTTCAAGGGCAGCAGGGCCGGCAGGTCATGGTGGAGTGGTCTAAGAATTAA
- a CDS encoding NADP oxidoreductase, with amino-acid sequence MAKIKIATDWLAACAGCHMSLLDMDERLVQLLDKIEITSCPITDLKHPPRDGVTVGILTGTVNNTAHLEVAREMRERCQILVSLGDCSVLGGIPLMRNQVTIEDALQRAYVETESTVDGLIPQSEELAKPIFARPLDQVVKVDVYLPGCPPSAETIHIVLSELLEGRIPVLKDQTLKYD; translated from the coding sequence ATGGCGAAGATAAAGATTGCAACCGATTGGCTGGCGGCTTGTGCCGGATGCCATATGTCCCTATTGGATATGGACGAGAGGCTGGTCCAATTACTGGATAAGATAGAGATAACATCATGCCCGATAACCGACTTAAAACATCCGCCGAGAGACGGCGTCACCGTCGGGATTCTAACCGGCACGGTCAACAACACCGCCCATCTGGAAGTCGCCCGGGAAATGCGGGAGCGCTGTCAGATTCTGGTGTCGTTGGGGGATTGCTCGGTTCTCGGGGGCATCCCTTTAATGCGGAACCAGGTTACAATAGAGGATGCCCTGCAGCGGGCCTATGTGGAGACGGAAAGCACCGTAGACGGTTTAATACCCCAATCGGAGGAATTGGCCAAACCGATTTTTGCCCGCCCCTTGGATCAGGTGGTCAAAGTCGATGTTTATTTGCCCGGCTGTCCTCCTTCGGCCGAGACCATCCATATTGTGCTCAGTGAACTGCTGGAAGGCCGAATCCCGGTCTTGAAGGATCAGACCTTGAAGTATGATTAG
- a CDS encoding CBS domain-containing protein — protein MEFTKLQELIYNLPIKQVMKRRVITVKPETTFKDLKGILRFNRISGVPVMDQGHLVGVISIADLLQAVEAGELNSPVSQRMTTRLITVLENAPLAEAVKKFSECDVGRLLVVNEQGELTGILTGSNITRGLLKEISLHYHRNEVKGNPRIIFREDFVSDQTSLILRYRIKEKDFKSGGMASSKIKHALEQLGISPPVVRRVAICAYEAEMNLIIHTDAGGELMAEILPEIIHMTAVDQGPGIPDVEQALRPGFSTAPIWIQELGFGAGMGLANIKKCADSFSIESTPDQGTKLDIRIHFNQKM, from the coding sequence GTGGAATTTACCAAACTACAGGAACTCATTTATAATCTGCCCATCAAACAGGTCATGAAGAGGAGGGTCATCACCGTTAAACCGGAGACGACCTTCAAAGATTTAAAGGGCATTTTAAGATTTAATCGGATATCCGGTGTGCCGGTCATGGACCAGGGTCATTTGGTTGGAGTCATTTCTATCGCGGATCTGCTTCAAGCTGTAGAAGCCGGTGAACTAAACAGTCCGGTCAGTCAGAGAATGACCACCCGGTTGATTACGGTTTTGGAAAATGCCCCTTTGGCCGAGGCGGTAAAAAAATTTTCTGAATGTGATGTCGGTCGGCTTCTGGTGGTTAATGAGCAAGGAGAATTGACCGGAATTTTGACCGGGAGTAATATCACCCGGGGGTTACTCAAAGAGATCAGCCTTCATTATCACCGTAACGAGGTCAAAGGTAACCCCCGCATTATTTTTAGAGAAGATTTTGTCTCCGATCAAACCAGTCTGATTCTGAGATATCGTATCAAAGAGAAAGATTTTAAAAGCGGCGGAATGGCCTCCAGCAAGATTAAACACGCCCTGGAGCAATTGGGGATCTCCCCCCCGGTAGTGCGAAGGGTGGCTATTTGCGCCTATGAGGCCGAGATGAACCTCATCATTCATACCGATGCCGGTGGCGAATTGATGGCCGAAATCCTGCCCGAAATAATTCATATGACTGCCGTAGATCAAGGGCCTGGAATTCCAGATGTTGAACAGGCTTTACGCCCGGGATTTTCAACCGCCCCGATCTGGATTCAGGAATTGGGTTTCGGAGCCGGAATGGGTCTGGCAAATATAAAAAAGTGCGCCGATTCCTTTAGTATTGAATCCACTCCGGACCAGGGAACCAAATTGGATATCAGAATTCATTTTAATCAAAAAATGTAA
- a CDS encoding serine kinase, with the protein MAVISVKTVFEKINLEPISAIAEVRRPVLGGYASDLLSCAMRGAKKDFLWVTLQSHINVVAIASLLNLAGVIITEGNRPAPEVVTQAEKEKVILLLSPANTFSIVGQLTALGIPGE; encoded by the coding sequence ATGGCTGTAATCAGCGTAAAAACCGTCTTCGAAAAAATAAATTTGGAGCCGATTTCGGCGATCGCGGAGGTGAGACGACCGGTGTTGGGCGGCTATGCCTCGGACCTTCTCAGTTGTGCCATGCGGGGGGCCAAAAAGGATTTCCTTTGGGTTACCCTTCAGTCGCACATCAATGTAGTCGCTATCGCGAGTCTGTTAAATTTGGCAGGAGTCATTATCACTGAAGGGAACCGGCCGGCTCCGGAAGTCGTCACCCAGGCGGAAAAAGAGAAAGTCATTTTACTCCTTTCTCCCGCGAATACCTTTTCCATTGTGGGGCAACTGACTGCTCTGGGGATTCCCGGTGAATGA
- a CDS encoding ATP-binding protein has product MIELSLHLLDMIQNSIEASASKIEIRIDEDLQADLLRIEIKDNGRGLSEEQTARVLDPFYTTRKTRHVGLGLPLLSEACRRCEGALEIRSLPGAGTTIRGTFRHSHVDRAPLGDMTSVLLALLLSEPPLDWLYIHRVDEEEFRLDSSEIQKELMEIPLTHPKVRKWLMGFWAEAENGLSIRALPARVGA; this is encoded by the coding sequence TTGATCGAATTATCTCTCCATCTATTGGACATGATCCAAAACTCGATTGAGGCCAGTGCCTCTAAAATTGAGATAAGAATCGATGAGGATTTGCAGGCCGACCTTTTGCGGATTGAAATCAAGGATAATGGGCGAGGGCTTTCCGAAGAACAGACGGCCAGGGTCCTGGATCCTTTTTATACCACCAGGAAAACGCGCCACGTAGGCCTGGGGCTTCCCTTATTGTCCGAGGCCTGCCGCAGGTGCGAGGGGGCTTTGGAAATCCGCTCCCTACCGGGAGCCGGAACGACGATCAGGGGCACCTTTCGTCACAGCCATGTCGACCGGGCCCCTTTAGGGGATATGACTTCGGTCCTGCTGGCCCTGCTTTTGTCCGAACCCCCGCTGGATTGGCTGTATATCCACCGGGTCGATGAAGAGGAATTCCGGCTGGACTCCTCTGAAATTCAAAAGGAACTGATGGAGATACCCTTGACCCACCCCAAGGTCCGGAAATGGCTGATGGGTTTTTGGGCCGAGGCGGAAAACGGCCTTTCCATAAGGGCCTTGCCGGCCAGGGTTGGGGCTTAA